One window of the Pieris brassicae chromosome Z, ilPieBrab1.1, whole genome shotgun sequence genome contains the following:
- the LOC123718495 gene encoding opsin-3-like — MELNYTADDPIAFPFKMVSGEVQQHMLGWNIPADHQGLVHEHWRQFPAVDKFSHYLLALIYFILMISSVTGNSLVIWIFSTSKSLRSASNMFIVNLAIFDITMMLEMPHLIVNSFYQRMLGNQIGCDIYSVFGSLSGIGGSITNAVIAYDRYKTISCPIDGRINKVQASILIAVTWMWALPFTILPWFRVWGQYTTEGFLTTCSFDFLSEDQDTKAFVACIFCWSYVIPMTLICTFYSKLFVAVRHHEKMLKEQAKKMNVKSLASNKEDAGKSVEIRIAKVAFTIFFLFICSWTPYGVVSMIGAFGDRSLLTPVVTMIPAVFCKAVSCIDPWVYAINHPRFRAELERRLPWLGVREPDPDATSTNASTSTTPADA, encoded by the exons ATGGAACTGAACTACACCGCAGACGATCCAATCGCCTTCCCCTTCAAAAT GGTGTCGGGGGAGGTTCAGCAACACATGCTGGGGTGGAACATTCCTGCAGACCACCAAGGCCTGGTGCACGAACACTGGCGCCAGTTTCCAGCGGTAGACAAGTTCTCTCACTACCTTCTGGCACTCATCTATTTCATCCTGATGATTTCCTCTGTCACTGGCAACTCGCTTGTTATTTGGATCTTTAGCAC aTCCAAATCACTTCGTTCTGCAAGCAACATGTTCATTGTCAATCTGGCTATATTCGATATAACCATGATGCTGGAGATGCCCCACTTAATAGTGAACTCGTTTTATCAAAGAATGTTGGGCAATCAAATTGGGTGTGACATTTATTCCGTCTTTGGATCCTTGTCAGGGATCGGTGGATCAATCACAAATGCTGTCATAGCTTATGATAGATATAA GACTATCTCGTGCCCGATTGATGGTCGTATCAACAAAGTGCAAGCATCCATCTTGATTGCAGTCACCTGGATGTGGGCATTGCCGTTCACTATTCTACCCTGGTTCCGGGTGTGGGGCCAATATACAACTG aGGGTTTCCTTACCACATGCTCATTTGATTTCTTAAGCGAAGATCAAGATACAAAAGCCTTCGTTGCCTGCATATTCTGCTGGAGCTACGTCATTCCCATGACTCTCATTTGCACATTCTACTCTAAATTATTTGTTGCG GTACGTCATCATGAGAAAATGCTGAAGGAGCAGGCCAAGAAAATGAACGTCAAATCCTTGGCGTCGAACAAGGAAGATGCTGGTAAGAGCGTGGAGATCAGGATAGCGAAGGTGGCATTCACAATCTTCTTCCTATTCATTTGCTCTTGGACTCCCTATGGTGTCGTCTCTATGATTGGTGCTTTTGGTGACAG GTCTCTCCTTACACCTGTAGTCACAATGATCCCAGCTGTCTTCTGTAAAGCAGTCTCCTGTATCGATCCTTGGGTTTATGCTATAAACCACCCAAGGTTCCG GGCTGAATTGGAGAGGAGACTTCCATGGCTGGGTGTTCGTGAACCTGACCCTGACGCGACTTCCACTAACGCCAGTACATCCACAACACCAGCTGATGCCTAA